The sequence GCAAATCTATCTTTTTTAATAACTCATTCATCACTAACCCCCCTTAAAAAGGGGGGTTGGGGGGATCGACAACAAATATCTATAGTATGTCTAGATAAAAAACAAAATCTTTTTACTAAATACAGTCAAAACAACCCAAATAACACTATTTTTCCTGAAAACTTAGCTTATGTTATTTATACTTCGGGTTCAACAGGAAAACCGAAAGGTGTTTTAATTCAGCATCAAGGGTTATGTAATTTAATCGAAGCACAAATTGAAATTTTTAAACTACAACCTAGTAACCGCATTTTGCAATTTGCATCCTTAAATTTTGATGCGTCAATATTTGAAATTGTCATGGCGTTGCGGAATGGCGCGACACTTTATTTAGCAAAGAAAGAAGTACTTTTACCAGGAAAAGAATTAATTAAATTATTACGCGATCGCAAAATCACTCACGCCACCCTTCCCCCTGCTGTATTATCAGTCTTACCACAAGCAGAATTACCAACATTACAAACAATTATCTGTGCAGGTGAAGCGTGTTCACAAGATATTATTAAATATTGGGCTACTGGAAGAAGATTTTTTAACGCCTATGGAGTCACAGAAGCCACTGTTTGGTCAACTGTTGCAGAAATTAAAAACGATAGCGAAAAGCTAACTATTGGGCAATCAATTCTTAATAATGAAACCTATATATTAGATACTTATTTACAACCTGTACCTATTGGTATTTCTGGAGAATTATATCTTGGTGGGGAAGGAATAGCGCGAGGATATCTCAACCGCCCTGATTTAACTGCTGAAAAATTTATACCTCATCCTTTTAGTAATAAACAAGGTGCGCGTATTTATAAAACAGGTGATTTAGCGCGTTATTTACAAGATGGTAATATTGAATATTTAGGTCGAATAGATCATCAAGTTAAAATTAGAGGTTTTCGGATTGAATTAGGAGAGATTGAAACGTTACTGCGTCAGCATCCAGAGGTTGGAGAGGTGGTTGCGATCGCAACAGAAGATACTACCAACAAGCGCATAGTAGCTTATATTATTCCTAATACTCAGATCCTACAATCCTCATTTACCAAACTTTCAAAACCCCTAAACAGCGATCAAGAGAAGCTGTGGGGTTATATATCAAAGGAATTACGCCAATTTCTTAAAGAAAAATTACCCGAATACATGATCCCTTCAGCATTTATCATGCTGGATACGCTACCACTCACACCTAATGGCAAATTAGATCGCCGTAAACTACCTACACCCCAGAATTTTAATCACAGCTTCAACGATAAGAATTTTGTTTTACCTCGTACTGCTACAGAAGTAACACTTGCAAAAATCTGGACTGAAATTCTTAACCTTGAGCGTGTCAGCATTCACGATAACTTCTTTGATTTAGGAGGAAACTCTCTACTAGCTATCCGCCTATTAAATCAAATACAAGCACAATTTCAGCGTGAATTGCCACTTCCTACCTTATTCTTAAATCCCACAATAGCAGAAATAGCCGCTAATTTATCTTCAAACACCAATTATTTCAAATGGTCGCCTTTAGTTGCCATTCAGTCACATGGTTCAAATCCCCCTTTCTTCTGTGTCCATCCTATTTTTGGTGTAGTTTTACCATATTACGAATTGGCACATCATCTAGGGAAAAATCAACCTTTTTATGGACTACAACCCCTGGGAATTGATGGAAAAAATACCCCATTAACGACAATTGAGGATATGGCTGCTTACTACATTAAAGCGTTACAGTCAGTGCAGCCACAAAGTCCTTATTTTATCGGTGGTTGGTCTTTTGGTGGTTTAGTCGCTTATGAGATGGCTCAACAATTGCAAGCAGCAGGACATGAAGTTGCTTTAGTAGCTATATTTGATACTCAAGCACCAGTTTCTAGCAATAAACCTTCATTAAAAGATAGTTTTAAATTTATTTTTACTACAGTTATCCGATCTATCTGGTCTTTTTTTGCAGATTACCTTTATATATTAACTACTCCTAATCCAAAATTAAGTAAGGGTACACCAGGGGACAAAAGTAGCAGATATTTTAAAGATCTCCCTAGTAGCAAAAGTTATTCTAAGCTTAATCAGTTTTTAACATTGCTGAAAACTAAATTTTCCTGGCATCATGCTCTACAACAGTATGCTTTAACTAATCTTATACCTGATGAATCGAGAAGCTTAATCTTAAGGGAACTAACTATTCGCCCGATGTTGCGGATATTCCAGGCTAACAGCCAAGCGGTTTTAAGCTATAAATCCAAGATTTACCCTAAAAAGATTCATTTGTTTACCAGCATTGAAGAAGGGGGAAAAACTAATCGAGATCCCACGATGGGTTGGAGTGAATTAGCGATGGGAGGAGTTGAAGTGCATCAAGGTAGTGGTAATCATCTCAGTATGTTGAAAAAACCTCATGTTAAGGTATTGGCTGAACAGCTTAAGGTATGCTTTGAGGAAGCAAAAGTAACCACATCATCTCAAAGTTTTCCACAAAAGTAGCAGATTTTCCACAGATTTTAGGTAGTTTTCCACAAAAGTTAAATAAATGTATTCCGAGTAATAAACTGACAATGGGCAACAATTGAAGATCCGCGTGGAGGTTGAATTGGCTGCATCGTTTAAAGATTATTTTTCCAAACATGCCCAAGATTATGCCAAATATAGACCTCGCTATCCAGAGGATCTATTTAAGTATTTGGCAGAAATTACTCCTGAACATCAAGCCGTTTGGGACTGTGGGACGGGTAATGGTCAAGTTGCGCTAAGTCTAACTTCTTATTTTCAGCAAGTTTATGCAACAGACGCAAGTGAAAGCCAAATTGCTCAAGCTTTCCCCCATGAAAAGATTCAATATCAAGTAGCAAGGGCAGAACAAACTAATTTAGCAGATCGCTCGGTAGATTTAGTTACAGTCGGACAAGCACTACATTGGTTTAATTTGGAGGGATTTTATCAAGAAGTGCGGCGTGTTGTTAAACCGCAGGGCGCGATCGCAATTTGGGCTTATGGCTTCTTTGAAATTCCCACTGAAGAAGCATCTTTAATTCAGGTGTTAGCCGAATTTTACTCGTTAATTGAACCATTCTGGCCACCAGAAAGAAAGCTAGTTGAACAAAAATATCAGTCAATTTCTTTTCCATTCAACGAAGAAATTACACCCTCTTTTTCCATGACGACTGAATGGACTGTAGAAAACTTGATTGGATATCTGTTTACTTGGTCTGCGACCCAACAATTTATCGAGCAAAACTCTTTTGAAGAAGTTGCAGTTTTGGCAAATCAGATAAAAACAGCTTGGGGCAATTCTGAAAGTACCAAAGTGATTTCTTGGCCAATATATATAAGGGTAGGTCGTTTGGAGTAATGTATTAGAATTTTTTTGGTCATTGGTTAGTGTTAATTGTTTAAATGATGCACAGCTATCGCACTTCTCTCAAAAAAGCAAATACATCAGGAATCCGCCTGTTTTTAGATACGGCTGACACTACACAATGGCAAACATGGCTCCCAACTGGTATGTTTTACGGAGTTACAACTAATCCATTATTGCTAAAGCGTGCTAATGTTACTTGTTCTGTAGAACAATTAAAGGAGATAGCTAATCAAGCATTTGAGTTAGGCTGTCAAGAAGTGCAACTTCAAACTTGGGGAAATACAGTAGATGCGTTAGTTAACACAGGAAAAATTTTAGCTGCAATTGACGATCGCATTGTCGTTAAAGTACCAATTACTCAACTAGGGACTCAAGCAGCTTCCCAACTAATTGCCGAAGGAATTAAAATTACCCTGACAGCAGTATACGCCGTGCATCAAATCTTGATTGCAGCAGCTTTAGGCGCTGAGTATGCAGCACCTTATTTGGGAAGAATTAACGACTTGGGGCGTAATGGAATTAATGATTTAGTATCCATGCAGCAAGGGTTGATCGGGGTTGGTAGTAAAACCAGAATATTAGTTGCTAGTATTCGTAATATCGAGGATATAGCTTTTCTGACAACTCAGGGACTAGATACCTTTACCTTTTCACCTGCGATCGCACAAGCATTTTTTAATGTTACCGCAACAAATCAAGCTGCAACTGAATTTGAACAAGCAGCTTATTTTGAGGAGTAATTTTAGCAAAATCTTCGTTTGAATTAACCACATATATCCACAGATGGACACAGATGAACACAGATGTATGCACAGTTAGTGTGTGATTACATAGATAAAGTAACTGATTAAAACCAACAAATTTAATACCTTGCGACTATTCTCTGCTAACCTTTGCGCCCTTGGCGTTAAAAAAATAAAATTATGATACTTACAAATAACCTAAAACTTAACCATCAATCCCATACCACACAAACCAACCCCTTAAGCGTCGCACCGATGATGGATCGGACCGATCGCCATTTCCGTTATTTTATGCGACAAATAACGCGCTGCACACTGTTATATACAGAAATGGTTACAAGTGCAGCTATCTTGCATGGTGATAAAGAACGCTTACTAGGTTTCTCTCCAGAAGAAAAACCACTATCATTGCAAGTAGGTGGTGATAAGCCTAAAGATTTAGCAGAATGCGCCCGTATTGCAGAGGATATGGGCTATAACGAGATTAACTTAAATGTAGGTTGTCCGAGCGATCGCGTCCAAAATGGCAACTTTGGTGCTTGTCTAATGGCGCAACCACAAAAAGTTGCAGATTGTATTTCCGCGATGATTCAGACAACAAACTTACCAGTAACAGTTAAACATCGCATCGGAATTGACGACTTAGATAGCTACGAAGACATGACAAACTTTGTGCGAATAGTCTCAGATGCAGGTTGTCAACGTTTTACTGTTCATGCACGTAAAGCTTGGTTGCAAGGATTAAGCCCTAAAGAAAACCGCGATATTCCTCCCTTAAGATATGGTGATGTACATAAATTAAAGCAAGAATTTCCACACTTATTTATTGAAATTAACGGGGGATTTACTAATTTGCAACAAGTAAAAGAACAGTTGCAATTTGTGGATGCTGTAATGATTGGACGTGCAGCTTATGATAATCCTTATATGTTTGCGATCGCAGATTGTGAAATATATGGCTCATATACAACCCCAACTCGCCATCAAGTTGTTGAAGCAATGTTACCTTACATTGATTATTGGGCAAAAAAAGGATTGAAATTAAATAAAATCACCCGCCATATGCTGCAACTATTTAATGGACAACCAGGAAGTAGAGCATGGAAACGTTATTTAACAGAAAATTCTGTCATTCCTGGTGCGGGCGTTGAAATAGTACAACAAGCTTTAGCGCAAGTAGGTTGAGGAGAGGGAGGAGGGAGGAGAGAGGGGAAGAGAGTGAGTATTATGTTGTCTGTTGTCACAAGTCGAGTAAATCTAGTATCTCATCTGCGTTTATCTGCGTTTATCTGCGGTTAATCTGCGTTCTAAAAAAATTTGCTGCGTTTATCTGCGGTTAATTATCCAAAATTTGACTAAGGCTACAAGAGCTATTAATTTGTTACCTTTGCTGAAGCGATCGCCCTTAAAAAACCGCTTATTAGCGCCATTATATACCAGCTTTATATTTTTGGTGTTGTTGGCGATCGCACAAACATACCTTAACATATTACTAGAACGATACTATCAACAAACTGCCGATCAAGTTACCCGTTCTTTATCAGTAGAACAAGAAACAGAACGCTTACTCAGTGCCGTAATTGAAGAGCAAACCAGTGTGCGAGGTTACTTGCTGACCCAAGATATAACATTCTTAGAACCTTACCGTACAAAGGCGAGAAGAAGCTTTTATAGTAGCCAAAAACATCTATTTAAATTAGTTCAAGAAAATCCCCTTCAACTTCAAAAATTATTAAAAGTTCAAATAATTTATAACAATTGGCAAAATCTGTTTGTTCATAAAGTGTTAAATGGAACTGCTAGCAGGACAACTTTGCCAGGAAAAATTTTGTTCGATCCCATGCGTTTGCAAGCTGCAAAATTGCTGGAATATGAAGAAAAAATTCTGAGTCAACGTCAGCAGCAGTTGTCCGAACTTAACCAACTAAAAACAGTTTTAAATATTAGCAATTTAGTAATTATCATAGCTGGTATAGGTTGGAATCTTTGGCTGTTACGGCGGACAGTTGAGCTACCTTTATGGCGGTTAACTAAAGTTGGTGCTTCTTGGCGAAAAGGTAATCTAGAAGTACGTTTAGATTATTCTTCTCCTGACGAAATAGGACGGTTAGCTGAAGTTTTAGATGGAATGGCGCGGGAAATTCGCGATCGCCAAGTAGCTAACCAAATGCGATCGCAACAGCTTGAAGACATGATCTCTGCACTGTCTCACGATCTGCGGACTCCCTTATTAGCCACTAAAAAAACATTACGCCCCATGATTAACGGCGCTTTTGGTGAAGTTAGTGATATTTGGAAAGAAATATTAGAAGAATTTGACCAGTCAAATGACAATCTCCTGAAACTTGTAAACACACTTTTGGATGTTTCCCGCTATGAAGCAGGCGGTAGCAAAAACTTAAACTGGGAACCTTTAGATTGGGAAAAAATATTTACCCAAGCAATTAACCAAATAGATCCCAATCATCAGCGCCCATGCCCTTTAACGTTTAAAATTGCGCCATCGTTACCCATTATTTATGGGGATGCAATAGAAATTCAAAGAGTAATTCAAAATTTACTAGATAATGCAGTGCGGGTAAGCGAACCACATCAACCAATTACACTTGAGGTTTCCTTATTGTCAAAAGCAGTAAAAGTAGAAGTATGCGATCGCGGTTGTGGAATTTCACCCCAAGAAAAGGAAAAACTTTTCCATCGCTTTATCCAGGGAAGAGGTAGACGTGGGGGTGCAGGATTAGGTCTTTACTTGTCTCGTCAAATTATTGCAGCGCATGGTGGCATGATTGATGTTGAAAGTAAATTAGGTGAAGGTAGTACCTTTTGGTTTACGCTTCCAATAGCTCAAGAAGAAAGTAGCGAATAGGAAAAAGAGTACTAAACCTCATAGCGTTGGGCAAATTTAAGATAATTAACCACAGATGACACACAGATGCACACAGATAAACACAGATGTAATAACTGATTTTTGCAATAAGTCTAATGAGTAGCGAACTTCCAATCAAAATTTTATTAGTTGAGGATCACGCTTTAATGCGTCGGGGGATGAAAGGTCAATTCGCCTTAGAACCAGGATTTATGGTAATTGGGGAAGCAGTTGATGGTTCCCAAGCAATTGAATTAGCTAATCAACTACAACCAGATGTAGTTTTAATGGACATCGATCTTCCTGTCATGGATGGTATCAGTGCTACACAACAGATAAAAAGCGATCGCATTACCACTCGCATCCTCGCTTTAAGTGCTTTTGATAACGATACCCAAGTAATAGGAATGTTAGCAGCAGGTGCAGACGGTTATTGTCTCAAAAGTATTGAATGGGAACAACTAATCTCTGTAATTAATTTAATTCAAGGAGGCGGAGCTTACCTAGATCCTGCGGTTGCTCGTAAAGTTGCGCGGATGCTCAAACCTACTGTTTCTACCTCAACTCCTCAACCTGAAGAAATCCCAAAACCTTTACTTAGTGGTCGTGAGCGAGAAATTTTAAAACTAATTGCTGAGGGATGCTCAAATCAGGTAATTGCTGAAAAGCTTTTCCTCTCTCTAGGGACAGTTAAATCTTACGTGCGGATGATCTTGAATAAACTCAGTGTAGACGATCGCGTACAAGCAGCCGCTAAAGCAGTCCGCGAAGGCTTAATTTAATTGCAGAATATTCTGCAAACTGCTCTTTACTGCTTTCTGATCGGATACTAACGACAGATCAACAATTAATTGTTCCTCTGACCATAAAATGTAGGGGCGATCGAGCTCTTTGATAAAACCTTCGGGTAAAGGCAAACAAAGTACTAAAACTTCAGGATCGAACAGAGTCACTTCCTCATCTAAAGGAGTTCCATAGTAGGGAAAAACCTCTGCACCTTGATC is a genomic window of Oculatellaceae cyanobacterium containing:
- a CDS encoding amino acid adenylation domain-containing protein, which gives rise to MTLDTEDNSFTVVEEKQNLSEEVDVFLFPTSFAQQRLWFLNQLAPDNPFYNVSTALRLKGSLNLTALQQAFNEIVRRHETLRTNFVMVEGEPMQAIASCLTVSIAVINCHLSADQKEQAAIKLAIEEARRPFNLATDQLLRVKLLQLDDDEYVLLLNLHHIVADGWSIGVLIRELGTLYTVYKDLSIPPLKRGDQTLVEGGILPELPIQYADFAEWQRQWLQGEVLETQLAYWRQQLQGISVLDLLSVGVAHRRHRIPSNKDNSIRPPIPSYQGAKQFLELPHSLSKALKELSQQQGVTLFITLLAAFKILLYRYTQQEDIAVGSPIANRNRSEIEGLIGFFVNTLVLRTNFGGNPTFLELLQTVKQVALGAYAHQDLPFEKLVEELHPERDLSRNPLFQVSFSLQNTPIQTLELPEISLSLVEFDIGTAKLDLEFNLWEDVENIRGEVVYSTDLFNRATITRILGHFQTLLEGIVTNPKQHICELPILTEVERHRIVVEFNHNQSCLTPPSPPLSRGGFREINTQCFPQLFEQQVEKTPNAIALVFENQQLTYRELNNQANQIAHYLQKLGVVPEVIVGICLERSLEMIIGLLGILKAGGAYLPLDPNYPHERLKFMIEDANLSFLITHSSLTPLKKGGWGDRQQISIVCLDKKQNLFTKYSQNNPNNTIFPENLAYVIYTSGSTGKPKGVLIQHQGLCNLIEAQIEIFKLQPSNRILQFASLNFDASIFEIVMALRNGATLYLAKKEVLLPGKELIKLLRDRKITHATLPPAVLSVLPQAELPTLQTIICAGEACSQDIIKYWATGRRFFNAYGVTEATVWSTVAEIKNDSEKLTIGQSILNNETYILDTYLQPVPIGISGELYLGGEGIARGYLNRPDLTAEKFIPHPFSNKQGARIYKTGDLARYLQDGNIEYLGRIDHQVKIRGFRIELGEIETLLRQHPEVGEVVAIATEDTTNKRIVAYIIPNTQILQSSFTKLSKPLNSDQEKLWGYISKELRQFLKEKLPEYMIPSAFIMLDTLPLTPNGKLDRRKLPTPQNFNHSFNDKNFVLPRTATEVTLAKIWTEILNLERVSIHDNFFDLGGNSLLAIRLLNQIQAQFQRELPLPTLFLNPTIAEIAANLSSNTNYFKWSPLVAIQSHGSNPPFFCVHPIFGVVLPYYELAHHLGKNQPFYGLQPLGIDGKNTPLTTIEDMAAYYIKALQSVQPQSPYFIGGWSFGGLVAYEMAQQLQAAGHEVALVAIFDTQAPVSSNKPSLKDSFKFIFTTVIRSIWSFFADYLYILTTPNPKLSKGTPGDKSSRYFKDLPSSKSYSKLNQFLTLLKTKFSWHHALQQYALTNLIPDESRSLILRELTIRPMLRIFQANSQAVLSYKSKIYPKKIHLFTSIEEGGKTNRDPTMGWSELAMGGVEVHQGSGNHLSMLKKPHVKVLAEQLKVCFEEAKVTTSSQSFPQK
- a CDS encoding class I SAM-dependent methyltransferase, with the translated sequence MAASFKDYFSKHAQDYAKYRPRYPEDLFKYLAEITPEHQAVWDCGTGNGQVALSLTSYFQQVYATDASESQIAQAFPHEKIQYQVARAEQTNLADRSVDLVTVGQALHWFNLEGFYQEVRRVVKPQGAIAIWAYGFFEIPTEEASLIQVLAEFYSLIEPFWPPERKLVEQKYQSISFPFNEEITPSFSMTTEWTVENLIGYLFTWSATQQFIEQNSFEEVAVLANQIKTAWGNSESTKVISWPIYIRVGRLE
- a CDS encoding transaldolase family protein; this encodes MMHSYRTSLKKANTSGIRLFLDTADTTQWQTWLPTGMFYGVTTNPLLLKRANVTCSVEQLKEIANQAFELGCQEVQLQTWGNTVDALVNTGKILAAIDDRIVVKVPITQLGTQAASQLIAEGIKITLTAVYAVHQILIAAALGAEYAAPYLGRINDLGRNGINDLVSMQQGLIGVGSKTRILVASIRNIEDIAFLTTQGLDTFTFSPAIAQAFFNVTATNQAATEFEQAAYFEE
- the dusA gene encoding tRNA dihydrouridine(20/20a) synthase DusA, which translates into the protein MILTNNLKLNHQSHTTQTNPLSVAPMMDRTDRHFRYFMRQITRCTLLYTEMVTSAAILHGDKERLLGFSPEEKPLSLQVGGDKPKDLAECARIAEDMGYNEINLNVGCPSDRVQNGNFGACLMAQPQKVADCISAMIQTTNLPVTVKHRIGIDDLDSYEDMTNFVRIVSDAGCQRFTVHARKAWLQGLSPKENRDIPPLRYGDVHKLKQEFPHLFIEINGGFTNLQQVKEQLQFVDAVMIGRAAYDNPYMFAIADCEIYGSYTTPTRHQVVEAMLPYIDYWAKKGLKLNKITRHMLQLFNGQPGSRAWKRYLTENSVIPGAGVEIVQQALAQVG
- a CDS encoding ATP-binding protein, which codes for MTKATRAINLLPLLKRSPLKNRLLAPLYTSFIFLVLLAIAQTYLNILLERYYQQTADQVTRSLSVEQETERLLSAVIEEQTSVRGYLLTQDITFLEPYRTKARRSFYSSQKHLFKLVQENPLQLQKLLKVQIIYNNWQNLFVHKVLNGTASRTTLPGKILFDPMRLQAAKLLEYEEKILSQRQQQLSELNQLKTVLNISNLVIIIAGIGWNLWLLRRTVELPLWRLTKVGASWRKGNLEVRLDYSSPDEIGRLAEVLDGMAREIRDRQVANQMRSQQLEDMISALSHDLRTPLLATKKTLRPMINGAFGEVSDIWKEILEEFDQSNDNLLKLVNTLLDVSRYEAGGSKNLNWEPLDWEKIFTQAINQIDPNHQRPCPLTFKIAPSLPIIYGDAIEIQRVIQNLLDNAVRVSEPHQPITLEVSLLSKAVKVEVCDRGCGISPQEKEKLFHRFIQGRGRRGGAGLGLYLSRQIIAAHGGMIDVESKLGEGSTFWFTLPIAQEESSE
- a CDS encoding response regulator transcription factor, which encodes MSSELPIKILLVEDHALMRRGMKGQFALEPGFMVIGEAVDGSQAIELANQLQPDVVLMDIDLPVMDGISATQQIKSDRITTRILALSAFDNDTQVIGMLAAGADGYCLKSIEWEQLISVINLIQGGGAYLDPAVARKVARMLKPTVSTSTPQPEEIPKPLLSGREREILKLIAEGCSNQVIAEKLFLSLGTVKSYVRMILNKLSVDDRVQAAAKAVREGLI